A genomic segment from Kyrpidia tusciae DSM 2912 encodes:
- a CDS encoding GntR family transcriptional regulator, with the protein MKQGLETGVNKQEVAYQTIRQRILEGRYGPGHRFIIDELSRELGVSQTPVREAIRRLEAEGLVQYQRYSGVRVAPINPEAYVETLSVLAVLEGYAASAASPHLTKEDLEQLRKMLLEMERALAGMDFMEFGRLNREFHWVTVQRCGNACLLDNIRNLRAKVDAVRRNIFMVIPRRGEESLAEHRRIYELLAAQAAPEEIETFVRRHKLRTVEAFQIWKREGG; encoded by the coding sequence ATGAAACAGGGACTTGAAACGGGCGTCAACAAGCAGGAAGTGGCCTATCAGACAATTCGACAGCGGATTTTGGAAGGGCGGTACGGCCCGGGGCATCGCTTCATCATCGACGAGTTGTCCCGGGAGCTCGGAGTGAGCCAGACCCCCGTCCGGGAGGCCATCCGGCGCCTGGAGGCGGAGGGCTTGGTGCAGTACCAACGGTACAGCGGAGTGCGGGTGGCGCCGATCAATCCCGAAGCCTACGTGGAGACGTTGTCCGTGCTCGCCGTACTGGAAGGATACGCCGCGTCGGCGGCAAGCCCCCATCTGACCAAAGAAGATCTGGAGCAACTTCGGAAGATGCTCTTGGAGATGGAGAGGGCCTTGGCGGGAATGGATTTTATGGAATTTGGCCGGCTGAACCGGGAATTTCACTGGGTGACCGTTCAGAGGTGCGGGAATGCCTGTCTGCTGGACAACATTCGCAATTTGAGAGCCAAGGTGGACGCCGTGCGCCGCAATATTTTCATGGTAATTCCCAGGCGGGGTGAGGAGTCCTTGGCGGAGCACCGCCGAATCTATGAGCTTCTCGCGGCGCAGGCGGCCCCCGAAGAGATCGAAACCTTTGTGCGCCGGCACAAACTGCGGACTGTGGAAGCCTTTCAGATCTGGAAAAGGGAAGGAGGTTGA
- the hpaI gene encoding 2,4-dihydroxyhept-2-ene-1,7-dioic acid aldolase, protein MSTDIDRLKGSIVPLVTPFDEEGRFDEKTFQRLIDFQIESGSHGISCTGTTGEPSSLSLEEREYVIETAIRHVGGRVPVVPGTGTNNYEETLRLTRHAQRLGADAALVIVPYYNRPSQEGLYRYFRALADEVDIPIIIYNIPGRTATNMEPSTVARLRRESKNIIGIKESNKNFEQVSWVLHLNGRDFLVYSGIETLCYPMLCLGGAGHVSATANLLPREVARLYDLTAAGRWEEARDLHYQLLELNDVLFVETNPGPLKYAMGLAGMIHPRLRPPLCEPSPENREKIRTVLAKYGLLAKERSES, encoded by the coding sequence ATGTCCACGGACATCGACAGACTCAAGGGGTCGATCGTCCCTTTGGTTACGCCCTTTGATGAGGAAGGTCGCTTTGACGAGAAAACCTTTCAGAGGCTCATCGACTTTCAGATCGAATCCGGAAGTCACGGAATCTCTTGTACCGGAACCACCGGTGAACCCAGTTCTCTATCCCTGGAGGAGCGGGAATACGTGATCGAGACGGCTATTCGTCACGTGGGGGGCCGGGTGCCGGTGGTTCCCGGGACGGGAACGAACAATTACGAAGAAACCCTGAGACTCACCCGGCACGCCCAGCGACTGGGCGCCGATGCCGCCCTCGTCATTGTTCCGTATTATAACCGCCCGAGCCAGGAGGGATTGTATCGGTATTTTCGGGCGCTCGCGGACGAGGTCGACATTCCCATCATCATCTACAACATTCCGGGCCGGACGGCGACCAACATGGAGCCGAGCACCGTCGCCCGGCTCCGGAGAGAGAGCAAGAACATCATCGGGATCAAGGAATCGAACAAGAATTTTGAACAAGTGAGTTGGGTCCTTCATTTGAATGGCCGAGATTTTCTCGTCTACTCGGGGATCGAAACCCTCTGTTACCCCATGTTGTGTTTGGGGGGAGCGGGCCACGTCAGTGCCACGGCGAATCTTCTCCCCAGGGAGGTTGCGCGGCTATACGATCTCACCGCCGCCGGGCGCTGGGAAGAAGCCCGGGATTTGCATTATCAGCTTCTCGAATTGAATGACGTCCTGTTCGTGGAAACCAATCCTGGGCCTCTCAAATACGCCATGGGGTTAGCGGGGATGATTCACCCGAGGCTACGGCCGCCTCTGTGTGAACCGTCGCCGGAGAACCGAGAAAAGATTCGCACCGTACTGGCCAAGTACGGCCTGTTGGCGAAGGAACGGAGTGAATCATGA